CGCGGCGCTCTCGACCATCCCGGCGGGCGTGGTCGGCGGCGCGACCCTCGTGCTGCTCGGCCTGATCAGCCTGGTCGGCGTGCGGGTGTGGATGGACAACCGGGTCGACCTGACCAACCCCGGCAACGCGCTGGTCGGCGGCGCGGCCCTGGTCGCCGGGGTGGGCGACCTGACGCTGGAGCTGGGCGACATGGAGCTGGGCGGCCTGGTCTGGGGCTCGCTGCTGGTGGTGATCCTGCACCCGGTGCTGCGCTGGCTGCGGGCCGCGCGCCGGGTCTGATCACCCGAGCGACCGGGTGATGCTCCGCACCAGGCCGGGGCCCTCGTAGATGAACCCGGTGTAGACCTGGAGCAGGCTCGCGCCCGCGTCCAGCATCCGCTTGGCGTCGTCCGCGCCCGCGATGCCGCCGACACCGATGATCGGCAGCTTCCCGTCGGTCTGCCGGCTGACGAACCGCACCACCTCGCGGGCGCGCTCGGTCAGCGGCCGGCCGCTCAACCCGCCCGCCTCGTGCGCCAGGCGCCGGTCGGCCGGTGCGAGCCCGTCGCGCGCGAGCGTGGTGTTGGTCGCGATCAGGCCGCTGACCTCGTGCGCCGCGCAGACCTCCAGCAGTTCGGCGATGGCGGTGTCGGTCAGGTCGGGCGCGATCTTGACCAGGATCGGCTTGCGCGGCTCCGACCCGGCCAGGTCGCGCGCGGTGGCGTTGAGCGCGGACAGCAGCTCGGTCAGCGCGCCCCGGTCCTGGAGGCTGCGCAGGCCCGGCGTGTTGGGCGAGCTGATGTTGACCGCGAAGTAGTCGCCGTGCCGGTAGAGCGCCCGCAGGGATGTCCGGTAGTCCTCCACCGCGTCCTCGACCGGTGTGACCTTGGACTTGCCCAGGCTGATGCCGAGCGGCACGGACAGCGGGCCGAGGCGGTCCAGCCGGTTGGCCAGCTCCAGCGCGCCGTCGTTGTTGAAGCCCATCCGGTTGATGATCGCCTCGCTGTCGCGCAGCCGGAACAGGCGCGGCTTCGGGTTGCCCGGCTGCGGGTGCCGGGTGACCGTGCCGACCTCGACGAAACCGAACCCGAGCGCGCCCCACGCGGGCAGCGCCCGGCCGTTCTTGTCCAGCCCGGCGGCCAGCCCGACCGGGTTGGGGAACCGCACGCCGAACACCGTGCGCCCGGCCGCCGGCTTGCGCTTCACCAGCTTCGCCGCCGGGCTGACCGCCGCCAGCAGGCCGAGCGTGGTCTCGTGGACCCGCTCCGCGTCCCCGCCGTGCATCCGGAACAACGCCTTGCGCACCACGCTCTTGTAGACCACGGCGGTAACCCTAAGCGATCGGCCCTGGCTGACAGCGCGGGCACCAGTACGCGGGACGCTCCAGCACGCCCGCGCCCTGCCCGCCGACGCGCACCCTCGTGCCGCAGCGCAGGCACGGCTTGCCACCCCGCTCGAACACCCAGTGCTGCCGCCCGCGCCCCGCCAGACCGGTCGTGATCTGCTCCGGTCGCCACGCGTTGGCCAGCAGCAGCTTGCGCGACAGCCGCACCGCCTCCGCCGGGTCGACCGCCGACACCGGGGACCACGGCGAGACGCCGAGCAGGAAGCACACCTCGGCCTTGTAGAGGTTGCCGACACCGGCCACGACCCGCTGGTCCAGCAGGGCCAGTCCCAGCTCGCGGTCCGGGTCCGCCGCGAGCCGCGCGGCGCCCTCGGCCGCGCGGTCGTCGTCCCACTCGCCGAGCAGGTCCGGCCCCAGGTGCCCGACGAGCCGCGACTCCTGGTCGGTCGGCAGCAGTTCGAGGTCGTGCAGGGCGAACCCGACCGCGACCCGGTCGGGCACCTCCAGCAGCGCCCGCACCTGATGACCTGGCCGCTGCCAGCGCTCGCCCGGCCGGTAGAGGTGCCACGCGCCATCCATCCGGAAGTGGCTGTGCAGGCTCAGGTCGCCGGAGAGCCGGGTGAACAGGTGCTTGCCGACCGAGCGCACCGCCAGCACGTCCCGGCCGCTCAGGTCGGCGGTGGCCAGCCTCGGGTGGCGCAGTTCGCCGCGCAGCAGCCGGTGGCCGGCCAGCGCTCCGTCCA
This genomic window from Saccharothrix sp. HUAS TT1 contains:
- a CDS encoding quinone-dependent dihydroorotate dehydrogenase, with the translated sequence MVYKSVVRKALFRMHGGDAERVHETTLGLLAAVSPAAKLVKRKPAAGRTVFGVRFPNPVGLAAGLDKNGRALPAWGALGFGFVEVGTVTRHPQPGNPKPRLFRLRDSEAIINRMGFNNDGALELANRLDRLGPLSVPLGISLGKSKVTPVEDAVEDYRTSLRALYRHGDYFAVNISSPNTPGLRSLQDRGALTELLSALNATARDLAGSEPRKPILVKIAPDLTDTAIAELLEVCAAHEVSGLIATNTTLARDGLAPADRRLAHEAGGLSGRPLTERAREVVRFVSRQTDGKLPIIGVGGIAGADDAKRMLDAGASLLQVYTGFIYEGPGLVRSITRSLG
- a CDS encoding DNA-formamidopyrimidine glycosylase family protein, coding for MPEGDTVFLAGRRLDGALAGHRLLRGELRHPRLATADLSGRDVLAVRSVGKHLFTRLSGDLSLHSHFRMDGAWHLYRPGERWQRPGHQVRALLEVPDRVAVGFALHDLELLPTDQESRLVGHLGPDLLGEWDDDRAAEGAARLAADPDRELGLALLDQRVVAGVGNLYKAEVCFLLGVSPWSPVSAVDPAEAVRLSRKLLLANAWRPEQITTGLAGRGRQHWVFERGGKPCLRCGTRVRVGGQGAGVLERPAYWCPRCQPGPIA